The region CCGCCGAACAGGACCTGCTCGACAACAAGATCAAGGCGCTGGTGGCAACGTCGGCGCTGGGCATGGGCTTCGACAAGCCGGACCTCGGCTTCGTCGCCCATCTGGGCGCACCGCCGTCGCCGATCGCCTACTACCAGCAGGTCGGCCGGGCCGGCCGGGCCGTCGAGCACGCCGAGGTGCTGCTCCTGCCCGGTGCCGAGGACCAGGCGATCTGGCGCTACTTCGCCTCGCTCGCCTTCCCGCCCGAGCAGCAGGTACGCACGGTGCTCGCCGCTCTGCACCCCGACCGTCCACTGTCCACACCCGCCCTCGAACCGATCGTCGACCTGCGCCGTACCCGGCTCGAACTGATGCTCAAGGTGCTCGACGTCGACGGCGCGGTCCGCCGCGTACGCGGTGGTTGGTTGGCCACTGGCGAACCGTGGCACTACGACGAGGCCCGGCTGCGCCGGGTGGCCCAGGCGCGCACCGCCGAACAGCAGTCGATGCGCGAGTACGTCAGCACCACCGACTGCCGGATGGAGTTCCTCCGCCGCTGCCTGGACGACCCCGACGCCGTCCCCTGTGGACGGTGCGACGGCTGCGCCGGTGCCCGCTACGACACCGGTGTCTCGGCGCCCGCGCTCGCCGCCGCGCAGGCGTGGCTCGGCCGCCCCGGCGTCGACATCGCGCCGAAGAAGCTCTGGCCGACGGGTCTGGAGGCGGTCGGCGTACCGCTGCGCGGCAAGATCGCGCCGAGTGAGCAGGCACTGCCCGGCCGGGCCCTCGGGCGCCTGTCCGACCTCGGTTGGGGCGGGCGGCTGCGGAGCCTCGTCGGCCCGGAGGCGGCCGACACGACGATCCCCGACGACGTCGCGGCGGCCATGGTCGAGGTGCTCCGGGACTGGTCACGCGGCACCGATCCGTGGCCGGCCCGACCGGTCGCGGTGGTCGCGATCGGCTCCCGTAGCCGCCCCCGACTCGTGCACAGCCTGGCCGAGCGGATCGCCACCATCGGCCGGTTACCGCTGCTCGGCGAGGTGCCGCCCCGGCAGGGCGCGTCCGGCGGCGACGGTCCGCGCGGCAACAGCGCTCAACGCGTACGCACGCTGCACGACGCCTTCGTCGTACCGCCGACGCTGGCCGACGCCCTCGCCAACCTCACCGGCCCGGTGTTGCTGATCGACGACATCGTCGACTCCGGCTGGACCATGACCATGGTCGCCCGCCTACTCCGCCAATCCGGCGCCCCCACCATCCTCCCCCTCTCCCTCTCCCTCACCTCCTAACCCACCCGCCCCACCCCACCCACCCACCCCACCCGCCCCACCCGCCCCACCCCGCCCCACCCCGCCCCACCCCGCTCGCGATCTAGGGCAAATACGTGTGAGTTGATCTTCAAATACACGTATTTGCCCTAGATCGCGGACGGATTGGGGGGGAGGGGAGGGGGAGGAGGGAGGGGGTGGGGGTAGTCCCGGCCGTCCGCTACATGAAGTGGCCCTGGTCGGGAGGGAGTGGGTCTACTTCGAGCTAGGTGGGGCGGCCGTAGCTGTGGATGGGTTGGTAGTTGACGTCTTCTAGTTGGACGGGTTTGCCGGATCTGGGGGCGTGGATGATGTTGCCGTTGCCGACGTAGATGGCGACGTGGTGGATGTCGGCGTAGTAGAAGATGAGGTCGCCTGGCTGCCGCTCGGCACGGCTGATCCGCTTCACCACGCGCCACTGCCGGGCCGCGTTGTGCGGCAACTGCACGCCGCCCGCGCGCCAAGCGGCAGCGGTCAGCCCGGAGCAGTCGTACCCGTCCGGGCCCTCGCCACCCCACTGGTACCGCTTGCCAAGCTGGGCGTACGCGAACCGGACCGCCGCCGCGGCGGCGCCGCTGCCGAGGTCGGGCGGGCGGGGAGCGGTCCGGGGTGGGGCGGGTTCACGTTCACCGGCGGCGTCGCGTAGCCGGCTCAACCGGCTGATTTCGCCCTCGATATGCTGCTTCCGCGTCGCCAACTGGCGTTCCTGGGCGCGCTGCTGTTCGTCCAGCGCCCGCGCCGCGGCCCTCGCCACGGAGAGCTGATCATGGGTGACCGCGAGCTGCGAGATCACCCGACGCTGGTCCCGGCTCAGCCGGTTCAACATCAACAGTGAGCCGAGCAGGTCGCCGGTGGTCGCGGTGAGCAGCGCCGAGACGGCCGCGAGCGGCTGTGCCCCGTGCCCCCGGTAGACCTGGGCCGCGAGCCGGGCCGCCTCCTCCCGGTGGACGGTCATGGTCTCCGCCAGCGCGGCCAGGTCGCGGTCCAGCTCGGCCGCCCGGACCCGGGTCCCGCGCAGCTCCTCGTGCAGGTCGTTGTACTGCTCGATCACGATTTCGAGCTGTTCCGCTGCGGCGGCGAGCTGCTGTTCGGTGGTCTTGCCGGGCGGTTCTGCACCGGCCGGCCGGGGCGCGGGGGCGAGCGCCAACATCACGGACACC is a window of Micromonospora sp. NBC_01699 DNA encoding:
- a CDS encoding RecQ family ATP-dependent DNA helicase, which translates into the protein MTDDRVAVRERAEAVLRRLAGDHARLREDQWRAIEALVVDQRRVLCVQRTGWGKSAVYFVATALLRAGDGRSGVGGGGVAAGPTVIVSPLLALMRNQVEAAARAGIRARTINSANLDEWDEIAGEIHAGTVDVLLISPERLNNPDFRDSVLPRLAATTGLLVVDEAHCVSDWGHDFRPDYRRLRTFLAGLPERTPVLATTATANQRVTDDVAEQLNTGNKPGQAGEALVLRGPLDRASLRLAVLDLPSPAHRLGWLADHLDELPGSGIIYTLTVAAAGETAEFLRSRGYAVAAYTGQSDDAERRAAEQDLLDNKIKALVATSALGMGFDKPDLGFVAHLGAPPSPIAYYQQVGRAGRAVEHAEVLLLPGAEDQAIWRYFASLAFPPEQQVRTVLAALHPDRPLSTPALEPIVDLRRTRLELMLKVLDVDGAVRRVRGGWLATGEPWHYDEARLRRVAQARTAEQQSMREYVSTTDCRMEFLRRCLDDPDAVPCGRCDGCAGARYDTGVSAPALAAAQAWLGRPGVDIAPKKLWPTGLEAVGVPLRGKIAPSEQALPGRALGRLSDLGWGGRLRSLVGPEAADTTIPDDVAAAMVEVLRDWSRGTDPWPARPVAVVAIGSRSRPRLVHSLAERIATIGRLPLLGEVPPRQGASGGDGPRGNSAQRVRTLHDAFVVPPTLADALANLTGPVLLIDDIVDSGWTMTMVARLLRQSGAPTILPLSLSLTS
- a CDS encoding C40 family peptidase, encoding MLALAPAPRPAGAEPPGKTTEQQLAAAAEQLEIVIEQYNDLHEELRGTRVRAAELDRDLAALAETMTVHREEAARLAAQVYRGHGAQPLAAVSALLTATTGDLLGSLLMLNRLSRDQRRVISQLAVTHDQLSVARAAARALDEQQRAQERQLATRKQHIEGEISRLSRLRDAAGEREPAPPRTAPRPPDLGSGAAAAAVRFAYAQLGKRYQWGGEGPDGYDCSGLTAAAWRAGGVQLPHNAARQWRVVKRISRAERQPGDLIFYYADIHHVAIYVGNGNIIHAPRSGKPVQLEDVNYQPIHSYGRPT